TGCTGGAAACCGTCGCCCCAGCCCAGGGCGTACTGCTTGTCGGCCAGGTAGCGCGGCACGTTCTTGCGGAACTCACCGGTGATGGCGCCAGCCGCCTGACGGCCACTGCCGCAGCCGTCGTCGAAACCGTCGGCGTAGGCGGGCGGATAGCCCTGGGCGATCAGTGTCTGGTGAGTGGTTTCGCAGCCGGCCAGCGGGGCGAGCAAAAGCAGGATGAAGATGGCGCGGGGCGCCATGAAAACTCCCGTGTGCCAATGGGCGGGCGCACGCGCCGGATGGAGAGATTCGCCACCGGCAGGGTGGCGTGGCGGCACTCTATCGGGCGGTGTGTGAGGAAAGCGTCAAGCCGGTGTGATCCCCCTGTGCTACCGGTCCTTCCGTCCGCTGAAGCCGGTCTCAGCCTTTCACGCAGACCACCTGGCGCAGGGTGTGCAGCACCTCCACCAGGTCGCGCTGGGCGTTCATCACCGCCTCGATGTCCTTGTAGGCCATCGGGATCTCGTCGATCACGTCCTTGTCCTTGCGACATTCGACATGCGCGGTGGCGCGCACCTGGTCCGCCACGCTGAAGCGTTTCTTCGCCTGGGTCCGGCTCATGGTCCGGCCGGCGCCGTGGCTGCAGGAGCAGAAGGCCTCTTCGTTGCCCAGGCCACGGACGATGAAGCTCCGGGCGCCCATCGAACCGGGGATGATACCGAGCTGGCCCTTCTGCGCGGACACCGCGCCCTTGCGAGTCACCAGTACCTCTTCGCCGAAGTGACGCTCCTTCTGCACGTAGTTGTGGTGGCAGTTCACCGCTTCCAGGCTGGCATCGAACGGTTTGCGGATCACCTGCCTCGCGGCGGCGATCACGGCGCGCATCATCAGTTCGCGGTTCTGCCGGGCGAAGTCCTGGGCCCAGCCCACGGCTTCCACGTAGTCGTCGAAATGCCGACTGCCTTCCTCGAAGTACGCCAGGTCCCGGTCAGGCAGGTTGGCGATGTGCTGGCGCATGTCGGCCTGGGCCAGCTCGATGAACAGATTGCCGATGGCGTTGCCGACGCCGCGCGAGCCGCTGTGCAGCATGAACCAGACGCGGTCGGCCTCGTCGAGGCAGACTTCGATGAAATGGTTGCCGGTTCCCAGGGTGCCCAGGTGATGGCGGTTGTTGGTCTTTTCCAGCCTCGGGTACTTGCCGGTGATTGCCTTGAAGCGCCCGGCCAGTGATCTCCACGCCTCATCGGCGTGCGCCGGCACGTGTTCCCAGGCGCCCTGGTCGCGGCGGCCGAAGGTCTTGCCGTGGGGCACGGCCTTCTCGATGGCGCTGCGCAGGCCGTGCAGATTGTCCGGCAGGTCGGAAGCCACCAGCGAGGTGCGCGCCGCGATCATGCCGCAGCCAATGTCCACGCCGACGGCGGCCGGGATGATCGCGCCCTGGGTAGGGATCACGCTGCCGATGGTCGAGCCCTTGCCCAGGTGAACGTCCGGCATCACGGCCAGGTGTCTGAAGATGAAGGGCATCTTCGCGGTGTTCAGCAGTTGCCGGCGCGCGTCGTCCTCCACCGGTACGCCGGCAGTCCACAGCTTGATCGGCTTGCCGTGGGCGACTTCCAGCAGTTGATAGGGCGTGCTGCTCATGGGCGATTCCGGCGTTCAGCAGGCTCTCCATTGTGCGCCGGAACCGCCGGGCTCAGTAGTGGTACCAGCGCAGCTCCAGCATTACTTCGTTGACCGGCGTGGCCAGGTGGCTGAACTCGCGCTGGGCCGACAGACGCAGGCCGAGGTTGCGGCCCAGTTCGACCTGCTGGCCGAGGCTCAGGCTGCGGCGGACTTCGCCGTTGTGGAAGTAGTCGCCCTTGGCCTCGAGGGTCAGGTTGCCCAGCGGATTGCTCCACAGCAGGCCGGTGTCGAAGCCCAGCGCCGGGGCGATGGTCGCGGCGAAGTCCTGGTTGTTCTCGATCCGCGCGGTGCCCAGGGCATAGGCCTGCAGCTCGTCGCTGAGTTTCCAACTACCGCCGGCGCCGCCGTTGAGATGGCCGACCAGGGTGTCGTGGTCATTCTCGCTGTGCTTGCCGAGCACGCGCTCCCAGCCGCCGGAAACCTGCCAGGAGAGCGGCTGCAGCAGTTCGTTGCGTGGCGTCATCGAGCGGATGGTGACCAGGTCGAGCTGCTGCAGCTGCCAGCGATTGCCCTCGTACTGGCGCAGCTTCAGCTGGCCGAGCTCGATCTGCGCACCGAGGGGGAAGCCGTACTGGTTGTCGGCGAGGTCGTGATAGGCCATGCGCAGGCCGTACTGGGCGAAGGCTTCGCCATCGCGGCTGCCGGCGCCCAGTTGCCAGGTGCGCGATTCATGGCCGTCTTCCGGCTGGCCGGGGCGCTCCACGGTCAGCGCGGGCGGTGGGTTCTGATTGATGGCCTTGAGCAGGTTGTAGCTGCGCGAGGCGATGGCCTTGTCGCGCTCCTGACCGGTGGCGCGGTAGCGCACCAGGCGGAAGGCGGTGTCCTGCACCAGCGCCTGGCGCTCGGCGGGCAGGGCCTTGAAGTCGGGGCTGTCGAGCAGCCGGTCGTCGTCCGCCATCCGGCGCGCCAGGCGTTTTTCCTCATGGCTCAGCGGCGCGCCGCGGGCGAGCAGTTCGCGCTCGCGGGAGGGGCGGTAGTCGATGCGCTCGATCATCCCGGCGTTCTTCACCGCGCGCACGGTGTCGGTGGGAATGGCGGTGAGCGGGAACTGGTCGGTGAGTTCGGTGCCGGGGCGGGCGATTTCCAACAGCTCCAGCAGACGGAACGAGCAGTTCTCGTCGAAGAAGTAGTACTTGAAGCGAACCTGTTTGAGCTCCCAGACGTGCTCGACCATCCGCCCGGTTTCTTCAGGGCTCAGGTTGAGCCGGTATTCCCAGAGGTCGCGGTTCTCCAGGCGGCTGTATTCGGAGAGCTTCTCGCGGTACGGCACCAGGGCGAACAGGCCAGGGTAGCCGCCCATCAGGCCCTTCCAGGCGTAGAGAATACTGTTGTCCATGCCCTCGATGTAGGCGCCGAAGTTCAGGGCATAGCTCAGCAGGGCGGTGTTGTCGGAGTCGACGTCGGCCTGGTCGATGCGCAGCAGGGTGTGGCCGAACATCGAAGACGGACTGTTCAGGTAGGCCGCGGGGAACACCAGCACCGCGCTGTGCGGATTGATGTCGGTGTACCAGGTCTTGTACTCCTGGCAGGCCACGGACGGCAGGTCGTCGAGTTGCAGTTGCTGGCGCAGCCAGCGGGTGCGCGCCGGGTAGACGCACTGAGCGTGCTTGTCGCCGAGTTCGGCAGGGGCGTAGAGCGCCTTCACGGTAGCGGCCAGTTCGGCGTCGGGGTGCTGCTCGCCATCGGCGGCGAGGAAGAACTTCGGGTCGTCGACGAAGCTGCGCCAGCCGCCCAGCCTGGCGGGCTCGTAGTGGCCCAGGGCGAGCCAGTAGGGTTCGCTGGCCAGTGCCTGCAGGCGCTGCGGGGCGATCTGTGGTGCGGCGAACAGTGAGGAGCAGGCGCACAGCGCCATCCAGGGCAACAGGCGTTTGGGCATGGAGGGGACTACTGGAAGGAGAGGAGAGAGCCCACCGTGACGGTGGGCTCGCGCGTGGCCGTCAGGCCTGTTCGGCGTACTTGGCCAGCTGGGCGTCCTGCTTCAGGACAGCCTGGGTGTTGGCGTACACGTCTTCCGCGGTGACGTCGGACTTGTTGAAGATCTGGGCGAAGTGCTGGTGGGCCACTTCGGCGAAGTGCGCGCGATCCTGCGGCTGCACGCCCAGGACTACGGCGTAGGTGGTCAGGGCTTCGCCGTTACCCTTGGCCATGTCTTCGGACAGCTCGTCCATCATGCTGCTGAGCACGATCATCGGCTTGCCGCCGTAGGTCAGCGCGCCATTGGTGTGGCAGCCGTTGGTGCCGGTGGTCATGCCGAAGGTGTTGTTGCCGCTGGTGCCGTTGGTGGTGGCCGCCAGGACGTGAGTGGCGGTGCCGCGCTGGCCCTTGAAGAGCATGTTGCCCCAGCCGCAGCCGTCGCTGCCGGGAGCGTCGGCCAGAGCGCTGAGGGAGGCGGTGGCGAGGAGGGTACCGATCAGAATCCTTTTCATCGTGTTTTCTCTCTTTTCTTGAATACGGGCAGGTGTCGCTGACAGCAAACAGCGCCGCCTGAAGCTTTTAGGAATGAGCACGGGGTGTCAAGGAAGCCGATGCGCTCCTGTGCGGCGCATTCGGGCTTGCCGCCGCTCGCCGGCAGGTTATTGATCGGCATCAGCGGCGGTTGTCTTGGAACGGGCCACACTGGAAGGAGTTCCCCTTGCAAGGAGGTCGTCATGGCCGATTTCGATCCGCGTCCGACCCTGGATCAACTGGCGGTGGAGTATTCCCGGCGTGCCGAGGCGATCCGTCGCGATCTCGGTCGGACCCATTCGCCGGACTTCGCCGAGCAGGCCCAGCAGCGGCAGAACGACGACGTCCTGCGCGCGCTGCTGGCGGAAGCGGAGGCGGGCATGCGGCTGGTCGGGCTGGCACGCCTGCGCCTGGCGGACGGCACCTACGGCCTCTGTGCGCGCTGCGGAGAACCGATCGAAGCGCGCCGTCTGCAGGCGCTGCCGGCGGCGGAGCATTGCCTGCGCTGCGCCGATGAAGTGGACTGATACTGTCACCAATACTGCCTTGCCAGTGGCGCGCGGGGGGCGCGAGAATGCGGACAACTCTCCGCGGCCTCGCGCCGCCCGAAGCAAGGACTTCCGATGCCCGATTCCGTTGCTGCAGGCCTGCGCCTGGCGCCCGATGAACTGACCCGTCCCTTCTCCCCCGAACAATTCCCCTTCACCACCACCGACGAACTGGAGCCCTTCCTCGGCGTACTCGGCCAGGAGCGCGCGGTGGAGGCATTGCAGTTCGGCGTGGCGATGCCGCGTCCGGGATACAACGTGTTCGTCATGGGCGAGCCGGGCACCGGTCGCTTCTCGTTCGTGCAGCGCTACCTGAAGGCCGAGGGCAAGCGTCTGCCCACGCCGGCGGACTGGGTCTACGTCAACAATTTCGACGAGTCCCGCGAGCCGCGCGCCATCGAGCTGCCGCCGGGCAGCGCGGCGGATTTCGGCGCTGACTTCGATCACCTGATCGACAACCTGCTCGCCACCTTCCCCTCGGTGTTCGAGAATCCGGCCTACCAGCAGAAGAAGAGCGCCATCGACCGCGCCTTCAACCAGCGCTACGACAAGGCCCTGGACACCGTCGAGCGCCTGGCGCTGGAGAAGGACGTCGCGCTGTACCGCGACAGCGCCAACATCGCCTTCACCCCGATGAGCGAGGGCAAGGCGCTGGACGAGGCGGACTTCGCCCAACTGCCCGAGGCCGAGCGCGAACGCTTCCACGCCGATATCGCCACGCTGGAAGAGCACCTCAACGAGGAACTGGCCAGCCTGCCGCAGTGGAAACGCGAGTCCAGCAACCAACTGCGCCAGCTCAACGAGGAAACCATCACCCTGGCCCTGCAGCCGCTGCTGGCGCCACTGGTGGAGAAGTACAACAACAACTCCGGTGTCAGCGCCTACCTGCAGGCGATGCAGCTGAACCTGCTGAAGACCGTGGTCGACCAGTTGGTGGACTCGGACCGCACCGACCCGCAGCGCAAGCAGGGGCTGCAGGAGCAGTACGCCCCCAACCAGGTGATCGGCCACCATTCCACCAGCGGCGCGCCGGTGATCTTCGAGTCGCATCCGACCTACGACAACCTGTTCGGCCGTATCGAATACGCCTCCGACCAGGGCGCGCTGTATACCAGCTACCGCCAGCTGCGTTCGGGCGCGCTGCATCGCGCCAATGGCGGCTTCCTGGTGCTGGAGGCGGAGAAGCTGCTCAGCGAGCCGTTCGTCTGGGATGCGCTGAAGCGCGCGCTGCATTCGCGCCAGCTGAAGATGGAGTCGCCGCTGGCCGAACTGGGCCGCCTGGCGGCCATGAGCCTGACGCCGCAAGTGATCCCGCTGAACATCAAGGTGATCATCATCGGTTCGCGGCAGATCTATTACACGCTGCAGGACCTGGATCCGGACTTCCAGGAGATGTTCCGCGTCCTGGTGGACTTCGACGAGGACATCCCGCTGGGCGAGGACAGCCTCGAACAGTTCGCCCAGTTGCTGAAGACCCGCACCTCCGAAGAGGGCCTGGCGCCGCTGAGCAGCGCCGCCGTCGCCCGCCTGGCGACCTACAGCGCGCGCCTGGCCGAACACCAGGGGCGCCTGTCGGCGCGCATCAGCGATCTGTTCCAACTGGTCAGCGAGGCGGACTTCATCCGTCAGCTGGCGAGCGAAGAGATGACCGACCTCGGCCACATCGAGCGCGCCCTGAAAGCCAAGGAGACCCGCACCGGACGGGTGTCCGGGCGCATCCTCGACGACATGCTGGCCGGGATCATCCTGATCGATACCGAAGGCGCCGCCGTCGGCAAGTGCAACGGCCTGACCGTGCTGGAGGTCGGCGATTCGGCCTTCGGCGTGCCGGCGCGGATTTCCGCCACCGTCTATCCCGGCGGCAGCGGCATCGTCGACATCGAGCGCGAGGTGAGCCTCGGCCAGCCGATCCACTCCAAGGGCGTGATGATCCTCACCGGTTACCTTGGCAGCCGTTATGCGCAGGAGTTCCCGCTGGAGATTTCCGCGAGCATCGCCCTGGAGCAGTCCTACGGTTACGTGGACGGTGACAGTGCCTCGCTGGGCGAGGTCTGCACGCTGATCTCCGCGCTGTCGCGCACGCCGCTGCGGCAGTGCTTCGCCATCACCGGTTCGATCAACCAGTTCGGCGAAGTGCAGGCGGTCGGCGGGGTCAACGAGAAGATCGAGGGCTTCTTCCGTCTCTGCGAAGCGCGCGGCCTGACCGGTGAGCAAGGGGTGATCATCCCGCGCTCCAACGTCAGCACCCTGATGCTGGATGAGCGCGTGCTGCAGGCGGTGCGCAATGGCCAGTTCCATATCTACGCCGTGCGCCAGGCCGACGAGGCGCTGAGCCTGCTGGTCGGCCAGCCGGCCGGTGCGCCGGACGCCAAGGGCAATTTCCCGAAAGGCAGCGTGAATGCCCGTGTCGTCGAGCGTTTGAAGGAAATCTCCGAGCTCGGCATGGAAGAAGACGAGAAGGAAAAACCGCTCAAGGAAGCCGCGGCGAAGGCCAAGGCGGCCAAGTCGCCGGTGGAGAAGGAGCGCGTGCGGAAGAAGAAGGACACCGACTGAGCAGAACCTGACCAGCCGCCTCCACGCCGCGCGGGGCGTCGCCCTGGCGCTCCTGCCCCCGCGCAGTTCACATGCTTATCCACAGCCGGCGTGGATAAAACGGCGCTTTCGCGTGTCGGAACCTGGGTGTAGTCTCAAAATCAGGACCACCGCGAGGGTGCCGCTATGCCGCGTAACCTCTGCCTTATCCGCCCCTGTCTGGGGCTGACCACGCGAATCGAATGCGCGATCAGGCCGCTGGCCGGAGAGAATGGACTCTGGACGCTGTTGTGTGCCGCCGGCATGGCCGGTGCGCAACCTACCGCCATCAAGGCGCAAGGCCCGTTCTTCGGGCCCTTCGTCGCGGAGGGGGTGCTCGACGCGATTTCCGATTGCCTGGCCCAGCAGGGTTACATCGAGGCGTCCGACCCACCGATCTGGCAACTGCACCTGCAGGCCGAGCTGCGCCGTTTGAACGGTGAGCGCTGTCGCCACCTGGGGAATTATCAGTTCCGCCCGGAGTCCTGATACAGAACGTGGCCTGAGTCGCGGGGCATTCGAGGTGTCTGGCTGTCGCCGGGCGGCCCCGTGGCGGGTTACATATTTGTCCACAAAAATGCGGAGCAATGCTGAAATTTCCTTCAGTTATACTTCGACCCTCCAGACTAATCCCACGAGTATCATGGAACGCTTCGTCGAAAACTCCCTGTACGCCGCCCGCTGGCTGCTGGCGCCGATCTACATCGGCCTGTCGCTGGCGCTGCTGGCCCTGACCATCAAGTTCTTCCAGGAAATCGTCCACATCCTGCCGAGCATCTTCACGATTGCCGAGGCGGATCTGGTCCTGGTGCTGCTGTCGTTGATCGACATGGCGCTGGTCGGCGGCCTGCTGGTAATGGTGATGTTCTCCGGCTACGAGAACTTCGTGTCGCAGCTGGACATCGACGAAAACAAGGAGAAGCTCAACTGGCTGGGCAAGATGGACGCCAGTTCGCTGAAGAACAAGGTCGCCGCCTCCATCGTGGCGATCTCCTCGATCCACCTGCTGCGCATCTTCATGGACGCCAAGAACGTCCCGGACAACAAACTGATGTGGTACGTGATCATCCACCTCACCTTCGTCCTGTCCGCGTTCGCTATGGGTTACCTGGACAAGGCCACGCGCCACGACCACTGAGCCCCGACAGGCGTTCCTCCAGCCGCCCGTCCGTTGTGAAACGGACGGGCGGCTGCGTTTCCGGCTTGCGGTGACGGGTGGCTGTACAAGACTTTTGCATGACGCCATGTGCAGGAGGTGCCCCATGAATCTCGAGGAACTGACCAATCGCTCCCTCGCCGGGGATATCGACGAAATCAACCTGGTGTCGCTGGAAGGCGATATCTATGTGCTCGAAGCCCGGATGGGCGGACGCTTCTATCCGATCCAGGACGTGATGGGGCATGTGCTCAGCGTGCGCTCCGTCGCCCATGCCCGCGAGGTGCTGCATGCCTTGCCGGCGGTGCCGTTCCAACTGGTGCATGCGGTGGTGCATGACGAGATGGTCGGCCTGCAGGATGAGCTCGACATCGGTGACGGCGTGCCCATCCCGCTGCACTAGGCCGGCAGCGGTGGGGGCGGCGGATCATCTGTGCTAGGCTGGCGGCCCTTTTTTGACCCCCCAGCGGAGCGCCGCCATGAGCGAACTCAACCTTTCCACCGACGAAGCCCGCGTCAGCTACGGCATCGGCCGCCAGCTCGGCGACCAACTGCGCTCGAACCCGGTTCCGGGTATGACCCTCGACGCCGTCCTGGCCGGCCTGTCCGACGCCTTTGCAGGCGTCGAAAGCCGCGTGCCGGGCGAAGCCCTGTCCGCCAGCTTCCAGGTGATCCGCGAGCGCATGCAGGCCGAAGCCCAGGCGCAAGCCGAAGCCGCCGCCGCCGTTGGCCGCGAGTACCTGGTGGAAAACGCCAAGCGCGAAGGCGTGACCGTCCTGCCATCCGGCCTGCAGTACGAAGTGCTGGTGGCAGGCGAGGGCGCCAAGCCGTCCCGCGAGGACACCGTGCGTACCCATTACCACGGCACCCTGGTCGATGGTACCGTGTTCGACAGCTCCTACGAGCGCGGTCAGCCGGCCGAGTTCCCGGTGGGCGGCGTGATCGCCGGCTGGGTCGAGGCCCTGCAACTGATGAACGCCGGCAGCAAGTGGCGCCTGCACGTGCCGAGCGAGCTGGCCTACGGCGGCCAGGCCGTCGGCAGCATCCCGCCGCACAGCGTGCTGGTGTTCGACGTCGAACTGCTGGAAATCCTCTGATTTCCGAATGGTTCGCTGCGCAGTGCCGTCCCTGGCGACTGCGCAGGAAAAGGGGCGCTTCGGCGCCCCTTTGTGCAGCCGCCTCCCGGGCGGCGACTGCACCGATGGCGCTTCCTGCGCCATCGCAAACGCGGTCTCGTAGTGCTGCTGTAGGAGCGAGCTTGCTCGCGAACAGCCCTGCGCCAGCGTGAGAGGTTCGCGAGCAAGGGCTAGGCGCCCCCCCTCGGTCCTACAGTCTGGCGTCGCTCTCAGCGCAACGCGCGGGCGTAACAGAACAGGAACAGATTGCGCACCAGCTCCTTGAGCACCAGCGGCTCGCTGGTGGAGAGTTCCGACAGCTCCAGGCCACCCTGTTCGCGCAACTCGTCCAGCGCGTCTTCTTCCAGCACCGCGCAGACTTCCCCGGTATCCCGATGCAGGATGCGCAAATACGGGTGCGGGCGATCCAGCCAAGCGTCGATCATGTAGGTCATGGCAAGTTCCTCCGTGTAGATCGTTTGATGAGAATAATTCTTATTATCTTAATAGCAAGCCTGAATTGGAAAAATTTCACCTGGGCGACGGGCGACGATCTGTGGCTCCCGATCAACGGAGCGGCAATAAAAAGCCCGCCGCGGCGAACCGGGGCGGGCTTTTGCGGAGCGTTGGATCAGTGCGTGCGGGCGACGGCGAACTCGGCCAGTTCGGTCAGCGCGGCGCGGTACTCGTTGTCCGGCAGCGCCTTCAGGCAGTCGATGGCGCGGGCCGCGTACTCGCGGGCGAGGTTGGCGGTGTAGTCCAGGGCGCCGGCGGCCTCGACGGCAGCGCGGATGCCTTCCAGGTCCTGGCTGCCGCCTTGCTGGATGGCCTTGCGCACCAGGCTGGCCTGTTCCGGCGTACCGTCGCGCATGGTGACGATCAGCGGCAGGGTGGGCTTGCCTTCGGCGAGGTCGTCGCCGACGTTCTTGCCCAGGCTGGCGGCGTCGCCACGGTAGTCGAGCAGGTCGTCCACCAACTGGAAGGCGATACCCAGGGCATCACCGAACAGGCGCAGCGCCTCGGATTGCTCCGGCTGGGCGTTGGCCAGCGCGGCGGCGCTGTGGGTGGAGGCTTCGAAGAGCATCGCGGTCTTGCCGCGGATGACTTCCATGTAGGTTTCTTCGGTGGTGCTGGCGTCGCGGACCTTGGACAACTGCAGCACTTCGCCCTCGGCGATCACGCGGGTGGCCTGGGAAATGATGCGCATGACCGGCATGGAGCCCAGTTCGACCATCATTTCGAAGGAGCGTGCATAAAGGAAGTCGCCCACCAGTACGCTCGGTGCGTTGCCCCACTGGGCGTTGGCGGTAGCGCGGCCGCGGCGCAGGCCGGAGGCGTCGACCACGTCGTCGTGCAGCAGGGTGGAGGTGTGCAGGAACTCGATGGTGGCGGCCAGCAGTTGCAGGTCATCGCCCGAGTAGCCCAGGGCCTTGCCCGAGAGCAGCACCAGCAGCGGACGCAGCCGCTTGCCGCCGGCGGAGATGATGTAGTCGCCGATCTTTTCCACCAGGGGAACGCGGGAAGTGAGTTGGCGACGAATGATGCCGTCGACGGCGGTGAAGTCGTCCGCCACCACGCGATAGAAAGCCTGGGGTTGCATCAAAGACAGCGCTCCTCGTAGATTGCGCGGCATGCTAGGTGCCGGGGTTGGGGCTGTCAAGGCAAGGCCCCATGAGGCTTGATCCGGGGCATTGGTTTGCGTACAATCGCGGCCCCGAACTTCCCTGGCATACCCTGCCTTACGCAATTGCACGGGCGTCCCTTCCGGCCCCATGCAGCCATGCCGACCGATTCCTCTTTCTATAAAGCGTCGGGTGAGCAGGTCTAACGGAGACATCCAGATGTACGCAGTAATTGTTACTGGTGGCAAGCAATACAAAGTCACCGAAGGCGAATTCCTCAAGGTCGAGAAACTCGACGTCGCCACCGGCGAAGCGATCAACCTGGATCGCATCCTGCTGGTCGCCAACGGCGATGACGTCAAGATCGGCCTGCCGGTGGTAGAAGGCGCGAAAGTGACCGCAGAAGTGGTTTCCCACGGTCGTCACGACAAAGTGCGCATCATCAAGTTCCGCCGCCGCAAGCACCACATGAAGCGTCAGGGCCACCGCCAGTGGTTCACTGAAATCAAAATCACCGGCATCCAGGCCTAATTCCTTTTCAGGAGATTGACTCATGGCACACAAAAAAGCTGGCGGTAGTACCCGCAACGGCCGCGATTCCGAAAGTAAACGCCTTGGCGTGAAGCTGTTCGGTAGCCAGGCTGTCAAAGCAGGCAACATCATCGTGCGTCAGCGCGGTACCCAGTTCCACGCTGGTTACGGCGTTGGCATGGGCAAGGATCACACCCTGTTCGCGAAAATCGACGGCGTGATCAAGTTCGAAGTGAAAGGCGCCTTTGGCCGTCGCTATGTAAGCGTTGTCGCTGCCTAAGCGAGCTCTCACTGAAAAAGCCCTGTCTCGCGACGGGGCTTTTTTGTTTCTGGCGTTTCCAGGCGAGGTGCTGTCGGTTCGGGCGTTTGCGCGGACTTGGCTGTATCCTATGCTCCTTTTCTTATTTTCAACCCGCAGGCTCTGCGGGAGGCGTTCGCAATGAAATTCGTCGACGAAGTATCCATCCACGTGAAAGCCGGTGACGGCGGCAACGGCCTCATGAGCTTCCGCCGCGAGAAGTTCATCGAGAAAGGCGGTCCCAACGGCGGTGACGGTGGTGACGGCGGCTCGGTGTTCCTCGAGGCCGACGAGAACCTGAATACCCTGGTGGACTACCGCTACACCCGTCGTTTCGATGCCCAGCGTGGCGAGAACGGCGGCAGCAAGGATTGCACCGGCGCCAAGGGCGACGATCTCGTCCTGCCCGTGCCGGTCGGTACCACCATCATCGATGCAAGCACCCAGGAAATCATCGGCGACCTGACCGCTGCCGGTCAGCGCATCATGGTGGCCCAGGGCGGCTGGCACGGCCTGGGCAATACCCGCTTCAAGTCCAGTACCAACCGTGCACCGCGCCAGACCACTCCGGGCAAGCCCGGCGAGGCGCGTGACCTCAAGCTGGAGCTGAAAGTACTGGCGGACGTAGGCCTGCTCGGCCTGCCGAACGCCGGCAAGAGCACCTTCATTCGCGCGGTGTCCGCCGCCAAGCCGAAAGTCGCCGATTACCCCTTCACCACCCTGGTGCCGAACCTGGGCGTGGTCAGTGTCGGCCGCTTCAAGAGTTTCGTGGTTGCCGATATCCCTGGTCTGATCGAAGGTGCCGCCGAAGGCGCCGGCCTGGGTATCCGCTTCCTCAAGCACCTGGCGCGTACCCGCCTGCTGCTGCACATCGTCGACATGGCGCCGCTGGACGAGAGCGACCCGGCCGATGCCGCGGAAACCATCGTCCACGAGCTGGAGAAGTTCAGCCCGGCGCTGACCGAGCGTGACCGCTGGCTGGTGCTGAACAAGATGGACCAGATCCTCGAGCCCGAGGAGCAGGAGCGTCGCAAACAGGCCGTGGTCGAGCGCCTGGGCTGGGAAGGTCCGGTCTACGTGATCTCCGCCCTGGAGCGTGAAGGCACCGAGGCGCTGAGCCAGGACATCATGAAGTACCTCGACGAGCGCACCCTGCGCATCGAGGAAGAACCGGCCTACGGCGAAGCCCTGGCGGCGCTGGATCAGCGCATCGAAGACGAGGCCCGTGCCCGTCTGCAGGCGCTGGACGATGCCCGTGCACTGCGTCGCGCCGGCCTGAAGAATGCCGACGATGTGGATGACGATGATTTCGAGGATGACGAAGACGACGGCGACGGGCCGGAAATCTTCTACGTGCCTTGATCGGAGCGGCGCTCGCCGGTCCGGATGAAACGTGTGAAGCCTGACTTCTAAGGTTGAGGGTATGCGTGAGAAGGTCACTGGCGCCAAGCGCTGGGTAGTCAAGATTGGCAGTGCGTTGCTGACCGCCGACGGTCGCGGTCTGGATCGCGATGCTATGGCTGTGTGGGTCGAGCAGATGGTCGCGCTGCATTGCGCGGGTGTCGAACTGGTGCTGGTGTCCTCGGGCGCCGTCGCGGCGGGCATGAGTCGCCTGGGCTGGGTTTCCCGGCCTAGCGACATGCACGAACTGCAGGCGGCCGCCGCGGTGGGGCAGATGGGCCTGGTGC
This Pseudomonas sp. ATCC 13867 DNA region includes the following protein-coding sequences:
- a CDS encoding RtcB family protein — translated: MSSTPYQLLEVAHGKPIKLWTAGVPVEDDARRQLLNTAKMPFIFRHLAVMPDVHLGKGSTIGSVIPTQGAIIPAAVGVDIGCGMIAARTSLVASDLPDNLHGLRSAIEKAVPHGKTFGRRDQGAWEHVPAHADEAWRSLAGRFKAITGKYPRLEKTNNRHHLGTLGTGNHFIEVCLDEADRVWFMLHSGSRGVGNAIGNLFIELAQADMRQHIANLPDRDLAYFEEGSRHFDDYVEAVGWAQDFARQNRELMMRAVIAAARQVIRKPFDASLEAVNCHHNYVQKERHFGEEVLVTRKGAVSAQKGQLGIIPGSMGARSFIVRGLGNEEAFCSCSHGAGRTMSRTQAKKRFSVADQVRATAHVECRKDKDVIDEIPMAYKDIEAVMNAQRDLVEVLHTLRQVVCVKG
- a CDS encoding Lnb N-terminal periplasmic domain-containing protein, with product MPKRLLPWMALCACSSLFAAPQIAPQRLQALASEPYWLALGHYEPARLGGWRSFVDDPKFFLAADGEQHPDAELAATVKALYAPAELGDKHAQCVYPARTRWLRQQLQLDDLPSVACQEYKTWYTDINPHSAVLVFPAAYLNSPSSMFGHTLLRIDQADVDSDNTALLSYALNFGAYIEGMDNSILYAWKGLMGGYPGLFALVPYREKLSEYSRLENRDLWEYRLNLSPEETGRMVEHVWELKQVRFKYYFFDENCSFRLLELLEIARPGTELTDQFPLTAIPTDTVRAVKNAGMIERIDYRPSRERELLARGAPLSHEEKRLARRMADDDRLLDSPDFKALPAERQALVQDTAFRLVRYRATGQERDKAIASRSYNLLKAINQNPPPALTVERPGQPEDGHESRTWQLGAGSRDGEAFAQYGLRMAYHDLADNQYGFPLGAQIELGQLKLRQYEGNRWQLQQLDLVTIRSMTPRNELLQPLSWQVSGGWERVLGKHSENDHDTLVGHLNGGAGGSWKLSDELQAYALGTARIENNQDFAATIAPALGFDTGLLWSNPLGNLTLEAKGDYFHNGEVRRSLSLGQQVELGRNLGLRLSAQREFSHLATPVNEVMLELRWYHY
- a CDS encoding DUF3015 domain-containing protein, which encodes MKRILIGTLLATASLSALADAPGSDGCGWGNMLFKGQRGTATHVLAATTNGTSGNNTFGMTTGTNGCHTNGALTYGGKPMIVLSSMMDELSEDMAKGNGEALTTYAVVLGVQPQDRAHFAEVAHQHFAQIFNKSDVTAEDVYANTQAVLKQDAQLAKYAEQA
- a CDS encoding TraR/DksA family transcriptional regulator, whose product is MADFDPRPTLDQLAVEYSRRAEAIRRDLGRTHSPDFAEQAQQRQNDDVLRALLAEAEAGMRLVGLARLRLADGTYGLCARCGEPIEARRLQALPAAEHCLRCADEVD
- a CDS encoding Lon protease family protein, whose amino-acid sequence is MPDSVAAGLRLAPDELTRPFSPEQFPFTTTDELEPFLGVLGQERAVEALQFGVAMPRPGYNVFVMGEPGTGRFSFVQRYLKAEGKRLPTPADWVYVNNFDESREPRAIELPPGSAADFGADFDHLIDNLLATFPSVFENPAYQQKKSAIDRAFNQRYDKALDTVERLALEKDVALYRDSANIAFTPMSEGKALDEADFAQLPEAERERFHADIATLEEHLNEELASLPQWKRESSNQLRQLNEETITLALQPLLAPLVEKYNNNSGVSAYLQAMQLNLLKTVVDQLVDSDRTDPQRKQGLQEQYAPNQVIGHHSTSGAPVIFESHPTYDNLFGRIEYASDQGALYTSYRQLRSGALHRANGGFLVLEAEKLLSEPFVWDALKRALHSRQLKMESPLAELGRLAAMSLTPQVIPLNIKVIIIGSRQIYYTLQDLDPDFQEMFRVLVDFDEDIPLGEDSLEQFAQLLKTRTSEEGLAPLSSAAVARLATYSARLAEHQGRLSARISDLFQLVSEADFIRQLASEEMTDLGHIERALKAKETRTGRVSGRILDDMLAGIILIDTEGAAVGKCNGLTVLEVGDSAFGVPARISATVYPGGSGIVDIEREVSLGQPIHSKGVMILTGYLGSRYAQEFPLEISASIALEQSYGYVDGDSASLGEVCTLISALSRTPLRQCFAITGSINQFGEVQAVGGVNEKIEGFFRLCEARGLTGEQGVIIPRSNVSTLMLDERVLQAVRNGQFHIYAVRQADEALSLLVGQPAGAPDAKGNFPKGSVNARVVERLKEISELGMEEDEKEKPLKEAAAKAKAAKSPVEKERVRKKKDTD